GTACGGAATTGCCGACCGCCCTGGCCTGGTCCCGGGTATGGTTGGCGGCTGGATCGCAACCCACCTGGCGCCGGCCACGAAACTCGTGGCTATCACCGTCCCCGGGCTGAAGGATACGTATCAGCTCAAGCAGCTCACCCAAGCCACGATGGGTAACGGCGATTACATCAGCGCCGGGTTCCTGGGTGGTATCGTCGCCGGCCTCATCGCGGGATTCATCGCGCTGCAGATGAAGCGCATCAAGATGCCCCCCTACCTGAAGCCGATCATGCCGATCATGATCATCCCGGTTGTCTCTTCCCTCATCGTCGGTTTCATCATGTACAAGATCGTCGGCAACCCGGTGGCTGACCTGATGAACTGGCTCACCGGTTGGCTGGCATCGATGGGTACCGGCAGCCAATGGGTGCTGGCCCTGATCCTCGGCGCGATGATCGCGTTCGATATGGGCGGCCCCGTGAACAAGGTGGCGTTCTTCTTCGGCGCGGCGATGATTACCAAGGGCAACCCTTATGTGATGGGCGCCTGCGCCGCCGCCATCTGCATCCCGCCGATCGGCCTCGGGCTGGCCACCATCGTCGCCAAGAGATTGTGGACCGAAGAGGAACGGGAGTCCGGCATCGCGTCACTCGCCATGGGTATGATCGGCATCACCGAAGGCGCCATCCCGTTCGCGGCGGCGGACCCGGTGCGTGTCATCCCGACTATTATGATCGGCTCGATGACCGGCGCGGTGATCGCCATGCTGATGAAGGTCGGTGACCAGGCGCCGCACGGCGGCCCCATCGTACTGCCGGTGGTCATCAACCGCGGATGGTTTGTGGTGGCCATCGTCGTTGGATCGGTTGTGGTAGCCACAATCATCAACACGTTGCGCGCTATCGCGCAGAGGAAAGAGGAAGCGAAAGCATGAAGTATGTAGCCCTGACATCGTGCCCAACGGGCATCGCCCACACGTACATGGCCGCCGAACAGCTCAAGAAGACCGGCAAGAAACTGGGCCACGACGTGAAGGTGGAAACCCAGGGCGCCATGGGCATCGAAGACCAATTGTCGGCAAAAGACATCCAGGAGGCCGACGCGGTGATCATCGCCTGTGATCTGCCCGTCATCGGCCGGGAGCGCTTCGATGGCAAGCGGATTCTGGAAGTGCCGGTTCAGGAAGCACTGAAGAACGCTCCCGGCATCTTCGAGAAGGTGCTGGCGGTCTAGTTAGTCACCAACGTGTGCGCCGCTTCCTCCGGGACAGCGGCCGGCAACACAAAGCGAAGCCTCTCAACGATGGGTTGAGAGGCTTCGCTTTGTGTTGCCGGCCGATTCTTCTTAGCGGGGCTTAGAACCCCACTCTGATCGTACCGATGCCATACGGACGTGTCGTGACGTTGGCCAGGTTCCCCGTAACGGTGATCGAGCCGACCTGCTGGTGCTCCAGGATGTTCGTCGGTACGGCCGTCGTGAGAGGCTTCGGGAACGACACCTGCCCGTTCAGGGTTTGGCCGTGGTCTTCGTAGTATCGCAATATGTAGCCGCTGCCGTCTTCCGCGCGTTTGAAGGCCGTGATGATCGCGTTCGGCAGATCCGTGCTGAGCATGGATTTCTCCGCGCCCCAGTCTCCCGTGTGCACCGTACAGGGCATCTGCCGGAGGCCCAGGTTGAACTGATAGCCGCGGCGCATGGTGTCTCCCAGTTTCCAGTCTCCGCTGTGCGGATAGACGGAGTAATTGATGAGGTGCTTTCCCTTGTCGCCAACGGTGTCCGGGTTTGAAGTACCACGCAGGAGCGATATCCGCATCGTGGAGCCGTTGACATCCGCGCCATACTTGCAGTCATTGAGCACGGAAACGCCATAAGTCGTCCCCTGGCTCTCGTCCATCCATTTCTGCATCGGGATATCCACGTGGCCATCGGTGGGACGCTGGATCGCGTAGAACGGACCGTCCATCGTGGCGATGGGCGATGTGAGCGACGTCGGGATGATGGATTTGAGCAGGAGGTTGTAGTCGTTGAAATCGGCATTGATGCGGGCGTCCACCCGCGGGACACCGCGATAGATGAAGATGTCCTGCACGTAGGTTGAGGTGCCGTTCGGGTAAGTGGCCTGAAAATGCGCCCGCACCGGGCCGGTCTCGAGCACTTTGAAATTGGTCGCGGTATCGAGGTAGGTTGTCGTTCCGTTGAGGGAGATGGACCACGCGCTGTTGCCCGAGTTTTCGCCCAGCACTACGAGGCGAAACGCCTTCTGGCCGGTGGCGAGCACTTCCTTGTTGTTGATTCGGTCGTAAAGCCTTGAGACCTGGCCCGTGGGCCCATCAATATTGACGATGAACTGAGGCGTTGTGACGACCTGGGTGGTACCGTTCACGGTCACTGTGATCGGATCGTTGAGCGTCATGTCTGCAGCGGCGGGAGCTACGTGATACACGCGGTATCCCAGGCTGGGCATGGAATTCGCCACGAACGTGAAGGTGATGAAAACCTTGCCGTCCCTCGCCTCCCGGCCGATGATCTGGGCCGCCTGACGAACACCCTGCGGATCCGTGACCGCGACGAACGGTGTGTCCGCATCAAACGGCATGGTCACTTCAATGGGGTCGCTGCGGGTCCAGGCCACGGGGTTAAAGAGGGTAAAGGGCTTCCCGTCCCCTGTCGTGTCCACGTGCTTTTCCAGCACGCTCCACGCGTTACCGATATGCTTATCGGTGATCAGTTTCATCAGCTTCTGCTTGTTCGCCGCTTCCTCGTACGTGCTGTGGATGGCGGTTCCGGGCGCGATGTCGTGGAACTGGTTGAAAGCCACGTGCCGCCAGCCGAAGCGGAGGTCGTCGTACGGATAGTCGCCGCCGTTTATGCTTGCGAGCGACGCGAGGGTTTCGGCGACATACATCTCGTTTTCAGAGTCGCGGACGATGCGCTTCATGTCTCCGTGGGTGGTGTAGCAACCCTCGAAGGTGTACTGGAGGTCGCGATTAACGGAGGGGAATCCGGTGGAGGGTTCCGCGGCCCGAACGGCGTTGTAAAAATCAAGGAACTGGGCCTCGCGGACTTCCGGGAAAGTCGGATCGGTCTTCAGCATCTCGAGTGCGGTGAGGTCGGAGATCGCCGGGCCCCCGCCGTGGTCTCCGGTTCCCAGCGCAACAAGCGCCATATTAACGCCGCTTTGCGCCTTGATCGTGGCCGGATAGTTCGTCTGATTCGCCGGGTCCACGGTGTTGTTATACCACCCGGGCGAGAACGGGGAATATGCCAGGACGCGCGATTGATCGGGCCCCTGCCACCAGAACAGGTTTACATCCGGGCCGCGCACCGGGCACCGCGCAAAGAAGAAGTTCTGGATTTCGGCCTCCCGGAGGATCTGCGGAAGCTGGCGGGTGTGCCCGAACGTGTCGGGGAGGAAGCCCACCTCGGCCTGCTTCCCGAATTTCTCCTTGAAGTATCCCTGGCCGTAAATGAATGACCGCGCCAGCGCCTCTCCACTGGGGATGTCCTCATCGCTTTCATCCCACATCCCGCCCAACAGCTCCCACTGGCCATTGGCGACCTTCGCCTTGATGTCCTGGAAAACCTTCGGGTCCATCCGTTCCATCGCCAGGTACGCCGACGCCTGAGTTTCGCCGAAATGGAAGCCCGGGAACCGGTACATAAGGTTCAGCTGCGTCTGTGCCGTTCCGCTCCACGTCTTCGTCGTGTCCGGCCAGTCCCATAGCCAGTTGAAGTCGATGTGGCTGTAGCCGCAGTAGTAGAGGACGCCGGCCGGGCTGCCAGGCGATCGCTTAACGATAAGCGTTGCCGGCTCCTTCGGCATTTTCAGGTGGGCCGCAGCGGGCGGAACGATCAACAGCGCGGCGAAGAGAGCGAAGCGTACCTTCATTTGATGACCTCACGATCTGTGATCAATGGACAATGGCCGATTGGCGATCTGCCGCAAGATTCCTGTGAAAAATTCAATCCCCGCACTTCCTGGTGGCCCCCCGAACGTCCGGGCAAGGCTGCTTGACTTTGTCGTCGAAATACTGTTGTCACCTTCGATGTTGCGGTCCAATCCATGATATCATATAGACGGACCATAATTGCACCAAAATTCACAAGAGGTTGCACCAGATGCGCTCATTTATCCGTTTCTTCGTTTCAGCGGCCGCCGTGGCGTCCGCGATCGCGGCGGTTTCGGCCGCAACGCCGGTAGTCGTGAACATCGTCGGATCCGGCCCGCTCGGGTGGGATAACGGGGTCTTCGCCGGGGAGGCCTCGCCGGCGCCAATGGCGAGCCTGGACGCGCCCACGGGTGTGACGACGACCTCCGACGGGCGTATCCTGATGGCCGATTTCATGGGCAACCGCATCCGGGCCGTCGGCACGGACGGATTGATCTCCACGCAGGCCGGCAACGGCTGGCCGGGGAGCCAGGGTGGGACGACTGCGCCCACCATCAGCCTGTGGGGGCCGTGGAGCGTGGCCGTCCGCGGCACAGGCGTAGCATTTTCAGACTCGTTCAACTCGTCCATACG
This sequence is a window from Armatimonadota bacterium. Protein-coding genes within it:
- a CDS encoding PTS fructose transporter subunit IIC, whose translation is MAFEPRRLKQYLLSGVSYAIPFVACGGIMIAFALAFAPKGANNAPDPSGSPVLSLILNIGVAAFTLLVPVLAAYIAYGIADRPGLVPGMVGGWIATHLAPATKLVAITVPGLKDTYQLKQLTQATMGNGDYISAGFLGGIVAGLIAGFIALQMKRIKMPPYLKPIMPIMIIPVVSSLIVGFIMYKIVGNPVADLMNWLTGWLASMGTGSQWVLALILGAMIAFDMGGPVNKVAFFFGAAMITKGNPYVMGACAAAICIPPIGLGLATIVAKRLWTEEERESGIASLAMGMIGITEGAIPFAAADPVRVIPTIMIGSMTGAVIAMLMKVGDQAPHGGPIVLPVVINRGWFVVAIVVGSVVVATIINTLRAIAQRKEEAKA
- a CDS encoding PTS fructose transporter subunit IIB, whose product is MKYVALTSCPTGIAHTYMAAEQLKKTGKKLGHDVKVETQGAMGIEDQLSAKDIQEADAVIIACDLPVIGRERFDGKRILEVPVQEALKNAPGIFEKVLAV
- a CDS encoding glycoside hydrolase family 38 C-terminal domain-containing protein; this translates as MKVRFALFAALLIVPPAAAHLKMPKEPATLIVKRSPGSPAGVLYYCGYSHIDFNWLWDWPDTTKTWSGTAQTQLNLMYRFPGFHFGETQASAYLAMERMDPKVFQDIKAKVANGQWELLGGMWDESDEDIPSGEALARSFIYGQGYFKEKFGKQAEVGFLPDTFGHTRQLPQILREAEIQNFFFARCPVRGPDVNLFWWQGPDQSRVLAYSPFSPGWYNNTVDPANQTNYPATIKAQSGVNMALVALGTGDHGGGPAISDLTALEMLKTDPTFPEVREAQFLDFYNAVRAAEPSTGFPSVNRDLQYTFEGCYTTHGDMKRIVRDSENEMYVAETLASLASINGGDYPYDDLRFGWRHVAFNQFHDIAPGTAIHSTYEEAANKQKLMKLITDKHIGNAWSVLEKHVDTTGDGKPFTLFNPVAWTRSDPIEVTMPFDADTPFVAVTDPQGVRQAAQIIGREARDGKVFITFTFVANSMPSLGYRVYHVAPAAADMTLNDPITVTVNGTTQVVTTPQFIVNIDGPTGQVSRLYDRINNKEVLATGQKAFRLVVLGENSGNSAWSISLNGTTTYLDTATNFKVLETGPVRAHFQATYPNGTSTYVQDIFIYRGVPRVDARINADFNDYNLLLKSIIPTSLTSPIATMDGPFYAIQRPTDGHVDIPMQKWMDESQGTTYGVSVLNDCKYGADVNGSTMRISLLRGTSNPDTVGDKGKHLINYSVYPHSGDWKLGDTMRRGYQFNLGLRQMPCTVHTGDWGAEKSMLSTDLPNAIITAFKRAEDGSGYILRYYEDHGQTLNGQVSFPKPLTTAVPTNILEHQQVGSITVTGNLANVTTRPYGIGTIRVGF